CGCCACCGACACCGCGGCCAAGAAGGTGGAGAAGGTGATCGCCGGCCTGGACGAGGTGGAGTCGTACCAGACGACCGTGGGTACGGCGGAGTTCGGCAGCTTCTCCACCGGCGGCCGGACCAACCAGGCGACGTTCTCCCTCACCACGAAGGATGGCCTCGACCAGACGGTGTTCCGCGACCGGCTGCGCAAGGACCTCGACCGCCTCACCGGGGTGGGGACGGTCACCGTCGAGGGCGCACAGTCCGGTCCGCCCGGCTCCAGCAACCTCGAGGTCGAGGTCACCGCGCCCACCACCGGGGCGCTGCGGACCGCCGCGGCACAGGTGGAGAAGGCCGTCCGCGGTGTCGACGGCGCCTCCGACGTGAGCAACAACCTCAGCTCGGAGCGGCCGACCGTCCAGGTCGAGGTCGACCGGGCGAAGGCGGCCGCGGCCGGGCTGTCCGAGGCCCAGATCGGGCAGGCGGTACGCCAGGCGTTCGAGGGGCAGCAGGCGGGCACCGTCACGTTGGACTCCGAGCAGAGCGACGTGATGCTGTACGCCGGCACGACGCCCAAGGACCTCGCGGCCATGCGCCGGCTGCCGCTGCCCACACCGCTCGGGACCACCGTGCGGCTGGACTCGGTGGCCAAGGTGTCCGAGGTCGCCAAGGCCGCGCAGCTGACCCGGACCGACGGTCAGCGCACCGCCACCATCTCGGCCACCCCGAACACCTCCAACGTGGGCAAGGTGTCCACCGACCTGAAAACCGCCCTGGGCAAGCTGAAGTTGACAGGTGGCGCGAGCTACAAGCTCGGTGGGGTGAGCTCGGAGCAGAGCGACGCGTTCGGCCAGCTCGGGATCGCGATGCTCGCCGCGATCGCGATCGTCTTCCTGGTCATGGTGGCGACCTTCCGCAGCATCGTGCAGCCGCTGATCCTGTTGGTGTCGGTGCCGTTCGCGGCCACCGGCGCGCTCGGGCTGCTGCTGGCGACCGACACCGCGCTCGGCGTACCCGCCCTGATCGGCATGCTGATGCTGGTCGGCATCGTGGTCACCAACGCGATCGTGCTGATCGACCTGATCAACCAGTACCGCGACCGAGGCATGAGTGTGCGGGAGGCGGTGATCGAGGGTGGCCGGCGGCGGCTGCGGCCGATCCTGATGACCGCGCTGGCGACCATCTGCGCCCTGGTGCCGATGTCGCTCGGCCTCACCGGCGGCGGGGTGTTCATCTCCCAGCCGCTGGCGATCGTGGTGATCGGCGGCCTGGTCAGCTCCACCCTGCTGACGCTGGTGCTGGTGCCGACGCTCTACACGCTGGTGGAGGAGTTCAAGGAACGCCGCCGCCGGCGCCGGGGAACCGACACCCGCGAGGGCGAGGGCGACGTGGCGCGGCTGGACGCTACGCCGCGCCGCAACGGCGCCCATGCCAAACAGGCGCGCGAGGAGGAGTACGCCGACGAGGGCGAGTACGCACGTGCCGGTGGACACGCCGGTGGACACGCCGGTGGACACGCCGGTGGACACGCCGGTGGGCACCTCCGCAGCACGCAGGCGGCGGCCCACCACCACGCCGCGCACAGCCACCTGGCCGAGCGTTCGGGTGAGTACGACGGCGAGCACGGCGGCGAGGAAGCGGCCATGCACGCCAACGGCGTTGCGGCGGGTGGCCGAACCGGGAACGGCTCGCCGGCTCCGGCCGGCACCTCCGGAGCGGCAATGGCCGGCGGTGCGTCGGGTGCGGCGGGTGCGGTGGCAGGCAGCGCGGTCACGACGGTGAACGCCGACCGGCCCCCGTCGGCGGACGGTGCCGGACCTGGTGAGCCGGTCCGGGTCCAGGTCGAGGTGATCGTGCGTACGGCTCCCTCCGAGCCGGACAACCGTCCCTCCGCCGACGACCGCTGACCCGGCCCTCCCGGGTGCCGGATTCTTCCGCGGAAGAATCCGGCACCGGTCAGCGCAGGGAGGCGACGCATTCTTCCGCGGAAGAATGCCCGGCCTGGCGGCGCACTGAGGCTCACGGTGCGGTCCGAGGTGGAAGTGTGAAGAGACCGGGTGGCCGGAACCACCGTACGGCTTCACGCTTCCAACTCGGCCCTGGTCCCGGTCGGGAAGTGTGGAGACACTTCGGCTGCCCGACGAGTCCGGCCTGCGGACGAGGCACCAGGCGAACGCAGCACCGCCCCCGACCATCGCTCAGGTCGGGGGCGGCTCGCATGCTTGTGGGGCTCGTGGGTTACTGGACGACGACCTCGATGCGCTGGAACTCCTTGAGGTCGGTGTAGCCCGTGGTCGCCATCGCCCGGCGCAGTGCGCCGACGAGGTTCATGGTGCCGTCGGAACGCCGGGACGGCCCGAAGAGGATCTCCTCCAGCGTGCCGATGGTGCCCACCTCCACCCGGGCTCCCCGCGGCAGTTCGCCGTGGTGTGCCTCCAGGCCCCAGTGGAACCCGTGCCCGGGTGCCTCCTGCGCGCGGGCCAGCGGCGAGCCGAGCATCACCGCGTCCGCCCCGCAGGCGACGGCCTTGGCGAGGTCACCGGACCGGCCGACCGAACCGTCGGCGATCACGTGGACGTAGCGGCCACCGGACTCGTCGAGGTAGTCGCGGCGGGCCGCGGCGACGTCGGCCACCGCGGAGGCCATGGGTACGGCGACGCCGAGGACGCTGCGAGTGGTGTGCGCGGCACCGCCGCCGAAGCCGACCATCACCCCGGCCGCGCCGGTCCGCATCAGGTGCAGCGCCGCCTGGTACGTCGCACACCCGCCGACCACCACGGGCACGTCCAGCTCGTAGATGAACTGCTTGAGGTTGAGCGGCTCGATCTGGGAGGAGACGTGCTCGGCGGAGACGGTCGTACCGCGGATCACGAAGATGTCCACGCCGGCGTCGACTACGGTCTTCCACAGCTGCTTGGTACGCGGCGGCGACAGCGCGCCGGCCACGGTGACACCGGCGGCGCGGATCTCGGCCAGCCGCGCGGTGATCAGGTCGGGTTTGATCGGCTCGTCGTAGATCTGCTGCATCCGCGCGGTGGCGGCGTCCGGGTCCAGCTCGGCGATCTCCGCGAGCAGCGGCTCGGGGTCTTCGTAGCGGGTCCACAGCCCCTCGAGGTTGAGGACGCCGAGCCCGCCGCGCCGGCCGAGCTCGATCACCGTGCTCGGTGAGGCCACCGAGTCCATCGGCGCGGCGATCACCGGCATCTCGAAGCGGTAGGCGTCGATCTGCCAGGCCGTCGACACCTCCTCGGGGTCGCGGGTGCGCCGGCTGGGCACGATCGCGATGTCGTCGAAGGAGTATGCGCGGCGACCGCGCTTGCCACGGCCGATCTCGATCTCGGTCACGGCCCCGATTCTCCCCTACGCCGCGGCGGCGGCGGTCAGGCCCCCCGGATCGGTCAGCGGCCCCAGTAGTTGGGCGCCTCGACCGTCATCCGGATGTCGTGCGGGTGGCTCTCCTTCAGCCCGGCGGGAGTGATCCGCACGAACCTCCCCCGCTCCTGCAGCTCGGGCACCGTCCGGGCGCCGACGTAGAACATCGACTGCTTCAGGCCGCCGACCAGCTGGTGCGCGACGGCCCGGAGCTGCCCGCGGTAGGGCACCTGCCCCTCGATGCCCTCGGGGACGAGCTGGTCGTCGGAGGGTACGTCGCCCTGGAAGTAGCGGTCCTTGGAGTAGGAGCGGTTCTTGCCCCGGGAGCTCATCGCGGCCAGCGACCCCATGCCGCGGTAGGACTTGTACTGCTTGCCGTTGATGAACACCAGGTCGCCCGGGCTCTCCTCGCAGCCGGCGAGCAGCGAGCCGAGCATCACCGACTCCGCCCCGGCCACCAGCGCCTTGGCGATGTCGCCGGAGTACTGCAGCCCGCCGTCGCCGATCACGGGTACGCCGGCCCGCTTGGCCGCCTGGGCCGCCTCGTGGATCGCGGTGACCTGCGGCGCGCCGACCCCGGCCACCACCCGGGTCGTACAGATCGAGCCCGGCCCGACGCCCACCCGCACGCCGTCCGCGCCCGCGTCCACGATCGCCTGCGCGCCCGCCCGGGTGGCGACGTTGCCGCCGATCACGTCCACGTGCGCCGCCGCCGGGTCGGCCTTGAGCTGGCGGATCATGTCGAGCACGCCGGAGGTGTGGCCGTGCGCGGTGTCCACGATCAGCAGGTCGACGCCGGCCTCGACCAGCGTCATCGCCCGCTTCCACCCGTCGCCGAAGAAGCCGACCGCCGCGGCCACCCGCAGCCGGCCGGTGTCGTCCTTGGTGGCGTGCGGGAACTGGTCGCGCTTGACGAAGTCCTTCAGGGTGATCAGGCCCTGCAGCCGGCCGGCGTCGTCGACCAGCGGAAGCTTCTCGATCTTGTGCTTGTGCAGCAGCCCCATCGCCTCGTCGGCGGAGATGCCGACCACGCCGGTGACCAGCGGCATCGGGGTCATGATGTCGCGGACCAGCCGTGACTGGTCGGTCTCGAACCGCATGTCGCGGTTGGTGACGATGCCGAGCAGCTTCTGGTCGGGGCCGACGACCGGCACGCCGGAGATGCGGTACTGCCCGCAGATGGCGTCCGCCTCGCCGATGGTGGCGTCCGCGCCGATGGTGATCGGCTGGGCGACCATGCCGGCCTCGGAACGCTTGACCAGGTCGACCTGCTGGGCCTGGTCCTCGACGGAGAAGTTGCGGTGCAGGACGCCGATCCCGCCCTGGCGCGCCATGGCGATCGCCATCCGCGCCTCGGTCACGGTGTCCATCGGGCTGGACAGCAACGGGATCCGCACACTGATCCGGCGAGAGATCCGGCTGGTGGTGTCGATCTCGTTGGGGATGACGTCGGACTCGCCTGGCAGCAGCAGGACGTCGTCGTAGGTCAGGCCGAGGGTGGTGAAGGGGCCGGTGACGTCGCCGTCTTCTGCCCGGGGATCAAGATTCATGCTTCCTCCGGTCGCGAACGTCCCTTCATGCTAGCGAGGCGTCCGGGTGGGCCCACGACGCGGGGCCGGTGTGTCATGTACGGCATTTCCCGTACGCCCGGAGTTCCGGCGTCAGGGGCGAGTGCGGTCCGGCAGGGTTCCGGCGTCAGGGGCTGTGCGGCACCGGCTGGGGCGCGGGCCCGGGCGGGTGCCGGGGAATCCACCGGCCCATCAGCACCGCCCCGACCAGGCCCACCCCGCCCATCAGGAGCACGGCCGGGCCGAGCGCCACCGTGGCGCTCACCGCGCCGATCACCAGCGGCCCCGCGCTGTTGCCGGCGTCCGCGCACAGCCGCCAGGCGCCGAGGAACGCCGTCCGCCCGACCGGCGGGGACACGTCGGCGCCGAGCGTCATGATGATGCCGCTGCCGATGCCGTTCCCGAATCCCATCAGCACCGCGACCCCGGCCAGCGTCACCGCGTGGTTGGTCATCGGGAGCAGCAGGTGCGCGAGTCCAAGGATCACCATCGACGGCACGGCCACGAACGCCCTGCCCTTTCGGTCCATCACCCGTCCGGCCGGATAGAACAACAGCATGTCCACCGAGCCGGCGATCCCGAAGATCACGCTGGTGGACGCGGCGTCCAGGCCGATGGAGTCCGCCCACAGCGGGATGACCACCTGCCGGGATGCCCGGACCGCACCCACCAGCAGGGCACCCATGCCCAGCGTGCGCAGGACGCTCGCGTGGCTGCGGGCCACGTCGATCGTGCGGACCGGGCCGCCGGCCGGCGCGGCTCTGCCCGCGTGGGCGGGCTCGGGCAGGGCCAGCAGGAGAAGGCCGGCGAGCACCGCAGTGGTGGCGTGCAGTCCGTACGCCCCGTCCGTTCCCCACACGCCGACGGCGAGCGCGCCGAGGAACGGCCCGATGAACATCCCGATCCGCTGCACCCCGCCGAGTGTCGACATGGCCCGGGCGCGCAGGTGGAACGGCACCACCTCGGCGAGGTACGCCTGCCGCGCGAGGCCCCACACCGCGCCGGCGAGACCGGTACAGAAGATGCCCACCGCGAGCAGCCACTCGGTGGACGCCAGCATGCAGGCGCCGAGCGCACCGACCACCAGAGCGGACGCGGCCAGCATCGCCCGGCGTTCGCCGATCCGTCCGGCCAGCGCTCCCGCCGGCAGGTCCCCGACGAGCTGACCGACGCCGGCGGCGGCCACGACCAGGCTGGCGGAGCCGACCGAGGCGCCGAGGTCGCGCGCGGACAACGCCACGATCGGGGCGATCGCACCCTGCCCGACGCCGTAGAGCAGGGACGGCAGATACACCCGCACGCCGAGCGACCTGAGGGTGACCTGGGTGGACATCAGACCTATTGTCGCCCGTTCCGGGTTCGGGCGATTCGCGCGGGTCGGCAACCAGGACGCGCCGGGGCACCGTCGGCCGGGAGGCATGCAAGGGATCCGGGCTCCGCGACGTCAGTGTCGGTATGAGGTCCGTACGAGTGTCGGCGTGAGGTCGACATGAGCGTGATATCCATCCGGCACGAGCAGAACGGGGGTTCGCCGGTGCCTGATGTCTGCGATGTCTCCGATGTCACGGAGGAGTTCCAGGCCTACGTCGCCTCGCGCCAGCGCGCGCTGGTGAGAACGGCGTACCTGCTGACCGGGAACCTGCACGAGGCCGAGGACCTGGTTCAGTCCGCGCTGACCCGCACCT
This Actinopolymorpha cephalotaxi DNA region includes the following protein-coding sequences:
- a CDS encoding MFS transporter → MSTQVTLRSLGVRVYLPSLLYGVGQGAIAPIVALSARDLGASVGSASLVVAAAGVGQLVGDLPAGALAGRIGERRAMLAASALVVGALGACMLASTEWLLAVGIFCTGLAGAVWGLARQAYLAEVVPFHLRARAMSTLGGVQRIGMFIGPFLGALAVGVWGTDGAYGLHATTAVLAGLLLLALPEPAHAGRAAPAGGPVRTIDVARSHASVLRTLGMGALLVGAVRASRQVVIPLWADSIGLDAASTSVIFGIAGSVDMLLFYPAGRVMDRKGRAFVAVPSMVILGLAHLLLPMTNHAVTLAGVAVLMGFGNGIGSGIIMTLGADVSPPVGRTAFLGAWRLCADAGNSAGPLVIGAVSATVALGPAVLLMGGVGLVGAVLMGRWIPRHPPGPAPQPVPHSP
- a CDS encoding GuaB3 family IMP dehydrogenase-related protein, which encodes MTEIEIGRGKRGRRAYSFDDIAIVPSRRTRDPEEVSTAWQIDAYRFEMPVIAAPMDSVASPSTVIELGRRGGLGVLNLEGLWTRYEDPEPLLAEIAELDPDAATARMQQIYDEPIKPDLITARLAEIRAAGVTVAGALSPPRTKQLWKTVVDAGVDIFVIRGTTVSAEHVSSQIEPLNLKQFIYELDVPVVVGGCATYQAALHLMRTGAAGVMVGFGGGAAHTTRSVLGVAVPMASAVADVAAARRDYLDESGGRYVHVIADGSVGRSGDLAKAVACGADAVMLGSPLARAQEAPGHGFHWGLEAHHGELPRGARVEVGTIGTLEEILFGPSRRSDGTMNLVGALRRAMATTGYTDLKEFQRIEVVVQ
- a CDS encoding sigma factor, producing the protein MSVISIRHEQNGGSPVPDVCDVSDVTEEFQAYVASRQRALVRTAYLLTGNLHEAEDLVQSALTRTYLAWHRIRGVQAVDAYVRRVLVNEHSTG
- the guaB gene encoding IMP dehydrogenase, whose translation is MNLDPRAEDGDVTGPFTTLGLTYDDVLLLPGESDVIPNEIDTTSRISRRISVRIPLLSSPMDTVTEARMAIAMARQGGIGVLHRNFSVEDQAQQVDLVKRSEAGMVAQPITIGADATIGEADAICGQYRISGVPVVGPDQKLLGIVTNRDMRFETDQSRLVRDIMTPMPLVTGVVGISADEAMGLLHKHKIEKLPLVDDAGRLQGLITLKDFVKRDQFPHATKDDTGRLRVAAAVGFFGDGWKRAMTLVEAGVDLLIVDTAHGHTSGVLDMIRQLKADPAAAHVDVIGGNVATRAGAQAIVDAGADGVRVGVGPGSICTTRVVAGVGAPQVTAIHEAAQAAKRAGVPVIGDGGLQYSGDIAKALVAGAESVMLGSLLAGCEESPGDLVFINGKQYKSYRGMGSLAAMSSRGKNRSYSKDRYFQGDVPSDDQLVPEGIEGQVPYRGQLRAVAHQLVGGLKQSMFYVGARTVPELQERGRFVRITPAGLKESHPHDIRMTVEAPNYWGR